A genomic window from Providencia alcalifaciens includes:
- the exbB gene encoding tonB-system energizer ExbB: MRKLTASILLAIGLMGSASAETTPAVTPTTTPVANQGSTTAPANTPSTTEVTATPAATPESVVTNTVVTNTVETENVEIATDAHGGGFDQDLSVWGMYQNADVVVKTVMIGLLLASVITWALFLSKGSEILIARRRLKDEAKAIAEVKSLDEAVSIAEGFKAGSITRMLLAEATTERALSANSQDLAGIKDRTGFRLERAVAAISRYMGRGNGYLATIGAISPFVGLFGTVWGIMNSFIGIAHSQTTNLAIVAPGIAEALLATAIGLIAAIPAVVIYNIFARMINNYRGQVGDVAAQAALLLGRDLDLANSKAR; encoded by the coding sequence ATGCGTAAATTAACAGCTTCTATTCTATTGGCGATCGGCTTAATGGGCTCGGCATCCGCAGAAACAACCCCCGCTGTCACTCCGACTACTACACCAGTAGCTAATCAAGGTTCAACAACAGCCCCTGCAAATACACCTTCCACAACTGAAGTGACGGCAACTCCAGCAGCAACACCGGAATCTGTTGTAACAAACACGGTTGTAACAAATACGGTGGAAACTGAAAATGTTGAGATTGCGACTGACGCTCATGGTGGCGGTTTTGATCAGGATTTATCGGTTTGGGGTATGTACCAAAACGCAGATGTTGTTGTAAAAACAGTGATGATTGGTCTGTTACTCGCATCCGTGATTACATGGGCGCTATTCTTATCCAAAGGAAGTGAGATTTTAATTGCACGTCGTCGTTTAAAAGATGAAGCAAAAGCAATTGCAGAAGTAAAATCTCTTGATGAAGCGGTATCTATCGCGGAAGGGTTTAAAGCGGGTAGTATTACGCGCATGTTATTAGCTGAAGCGACAACTGAAAGAGCGCTTTCGGCAAACAGCCAAGACCTTGCTGGCATTAAAGACCGTACTGGTTTCCGTTTAGAAAGAGCGGTTGCTGCAATCAGTCGTTATATGGGACGTGGAAATGGTTATTTAGCAACAATTGGTGCGATTTCTCCATTTGTTGGTCTATTCGGTACTGTGTGGGGGATCATGAACAGCTTCATTGGTATCGCTCACTCACAAACCACTAACTTAGCCATTGTTGCTCCAGGGATAGCTGAAGCACTGCTGGCTACGGCAATTGGTCTTATCGCCGCTATTCCTGCGGTGGTTATCTATAATATTTTTGCCCGTATGATCAATAACTATCGTGGTCAAGTAGGTGATGTTGCTGCACAAGCAGCGTTGTTACTGGGGCGTGACCTCGATCTGGCAAACAGCAAAGCAAGGTAA
- the yedE gene encoding selenium metabolism membrane protein YedE/FdhT has product MTWSEFKSHYLIGFWKPLPAVIAAGILSTYYFGLTGTFWAVTGEFTRWGGHIMQLFGAHPEEWGYFKVIGFQGSPLDRIDGVMIIGMFAGCFAAALWANNVKIRMPQHRVRIFQAILGGIIAGFGARLAMGCNLAAFFTGIPQFSLHAWFFAVATAVGSYFGAKFTLLPMFRIAVKLKKVSTASPLTQNQNTAKKRFKLGMAIFAVALAWGFYTLLDAPVMGFAILCGIGFGLLIERAQICFTSAFRDLWITGRTHMAKAIIIGMAVSAIGIFSYVQLGAAPKIMWAGPNAVIGGLLFGFGIVLAGGCETGWMYRAVEGQVHYWWVGFGNIIGATILAYYWDDLGPWLATDFDKVNLLETFGPQGGLLVTYALLAIAFILMLVWEKHFFRKRAQKLANTSMEAA; this is encoded by the coding sequence ATGACTTGGTCTGAGTTTAAATCTCACTATCTCATCGGTTTTTGGAAACCGTTACCTGCGGTGATTGCAGCAGGTATCTTATCGACTTATTATTTTGGTTTAACGGGTACTTTTTGGGCTGTAACAGGTGAATTTACCCGCTGGGGCGGGCACATCATGCAGCTATTTGGTGCACATCCAGAAGAGTGGGGCTATTTTAAAGTTATTGGTTTTCAAGGATCACCATTAGATAGAATTGATGGTGTGATGATTATTGGTATGTTTGCTGGCTGTTTTGCCGCAGCACTTTGGGCGAATAATGTGAAAATTCGGATGCCGCAGCATCGGGTTCGAATTTTTCAAGCCATCCTTGGCGGGATTATTGCCGGATTCGGCGCTCGTTTAGCCATGGGATGTAACTTAGCAGCATTCTTTACGGGTATCCCACAATTCTCGTTACACGCTTGGTTCTTTGCTGTGGCGACAGCAGTTGGTTCCTACTTTGGTGCCAAATTCACTCTACTGCCAATGTTCCGTATCGCGGTAAAATTGAAGAAAGTCTCAACAGCATCGCCATTAACTCAAAATCAGAATACAGCTAAAAAACGCTTTAAGTTAGGCATGGCTATCTTTGCTGTCGCACTTGCATGGGGCTTTTATACACTACTAGATGCACCAGTCATGGGCTTTGCTATCTTATGTGGGATTGGTTTTGGTTTACTGATTGAACGTGCCCAAATTTGTTTTACCTCAGCGTTTCGTGATTTATGGATCACTGGCCGTACTCATATGGCGAAAGCGATTATCATTGGTATGGCGGTCAGTGCTATTGGTATTTTCAGTTATGTACAATTAGGCGCGGCACCTAAGATTATGTGGGCAGGTCCAAATGCCGTGATTGGCGGATTACTGTTCGGATTTGGTATTGTCTTGGCGGGTGGTTGTGAAACTGGCTGGATGTACCGTGCCGTTGAAGGTCAAGTTCATTACTGGTGGGTTGGTTTCGGTAACATTATCGGTGCGACTATCTTAGCGTATTACTGGGATGATTTAGGTCCATGGTTAGCCACAGACTTTGACAAAGTGAACTTGCTAGAGACATTTGGTCCGCAAGGTGGCTTGCTTGTCACATACGCTCTATTAGCCATTGCATTTATTTTGATGCTGGTATGGGAAAAACATTTCTTCCGTAAACGTGCCCAAAAACTGGCGAATACTTCCATGGAGGCCGCATGA
- a CDS encoding sulfatase-like hydrolase/transferase: protein MTVSRRTFIKGLAASGAAISVSSPVLANRGMPSNGMPAKPENAPNLLIVFPDEMRAHALQFMGQDPSITPNLNKFAKQAKVMTQMASNYPLCSPFRGMFMTGQYPVRNGITGNTHDYGGKVGIDLSPYAKCWSDVLQSLDYSTGYIGKWHLDAPYAPYIESYNNPMEGRYWNEWAAPDRRHGFDFWYSYGTYDLHMKPMYWGNETPREKPIYVDQWGPEHEADMAIKFLRNENGKFRDETKPFALVVSMNPPHSPYDQVPQKYLDVYKGKTSKELNTRPNVQWDAEYQEGYGPQYFKEYLAMVNGVDDQFGRIMNELEKQGLDDNTLVVFFSDHGCCLGANGQPTKNNPYEESMRVPMMFRLPGKIQAGQDDALMSAPDIYPTILGLLGLEQWIPGSVEGSNLAERVATGKGDSATSQLYLFIPYGEPSFGKRGVRTKTHTLVIDRQDGQPLKYILYDNVKDPYQIKNVADENKPLIDKLVKEELIPWLEKTGDSWRPSEFITATTKKLNKKITECEVK, encoded by the coding sequence ATGACTGTTTCGCGTAGAACCTTTATCAAAGGGCTAGCAGCCAGCGGTGCAGCAATATCGGTTTCTAGTCCCGTTTTAGCCAACAGAGGAATGCCTTCTAATGGCATGCCAGCCAAACCCGAGAATGCACCCAACTTACTCATCGTATTCCCTGATGAAATGCGCGCCCATGCATTGCAGTTTATGGGACAAGACCCTTCAATTACGCCTAATCTGAATAAATTTGCCAAACAAGCGAAAGTGATGACACAAATGGCATCTAATTATCCATTATGCTCGCCATTTCGTGGAATGTTTATGACAGGGCAATATCCCGTTCGAAATGGGATCACTGGGAATACCCATGATTATGGCGGAAAAGTCGGTATCGATTTATCCCCATATGCAAAATGTTGGTCAGATGTACTGCAATCATTAGATTACAGTACGGGCTACATCGGAAAATGGCATTTAGATGCACCTTATGCACCTTATATTGAAAGTTATAATAACCCAATGGAAGGACGCTATTGGAATGAGTGGGCAGCACCTGATCGTCGCCATGGCTTTGATTTTTGGTACTCTTATGGCACCTATGACTTACATATGAAACCAATGTATTGGGGCAACGAGACACCACGAGAAAAGCCTATCTATGTGGATCAGTGGGGACCTGAACACGAAGCAGATATGGCAATCAAATTTTTACGAAACGAAAATGGTAAATTTCGTGATGAAACTAAGCCATTTGCATTAGTCGTTTCCATGAACCCACCACACTCACCTTACGATCAAGTCCCACAAAAATATCTTGATGTCTATAAAGGAAAAACATCGAAGGAATTGAATACTCGACCAAATGTACAGTGGGATGCAGAGTATCAGGAAGGTTATGGCCCTCAATACTTTAAAGAATATCTCGCCATGGTCAATGGTGTGGATGACCAGTTTGGGCGTATTATGAATGAGCTTGAAAAACAAGGGCTTGATGATAATACCCTCGTTGTATTCTTCTCCGATCATGGCTGTTGTCTCGGAGCTAACGGTCAGCCAACCAAAAATAACCCGTATGAAGAATCAATGCGAGTACCAATGATGTTCCGCTTGCCAGGCAAAATTCAAGCAGGACAAGATGATGCATTGATGTCTGCACCAGACATCTATCCAACTATCTTGGGGCTACTTGGGCTAGAGCAGTGGATCCCAGGGTCTGTGGAGGGTTCTAACTTAGCCGAGCGTGTTGCAACAGGAAAAGGTGATAGTGCCACCTCTCAACTTTACTTATTTATTCCTTATGGTGAGCCATCTTTTGGTAAACGGGGTGTAAGAACCAAAACACATACATTGGTTATTGATCGCCAAGATGGGCAACCATTGAAATATATCCTTTATGATAATGTGAAAGACCCTTATCAAATAAAAAATGTTGCCGATGAGAATAAACCGCTTATTGATAAATTAGTGAAAGAAGAATTAATTCCTTGGTTAGAAAAAACAGGAGATTCTTGGAGACCAAGTGAATTCATTACTGCAACAACCAAAAAATTAAACAAAAAAATTACCGAATGTGAAGTGAAGTAA
- the rdgC gene encoding recombination-associated protein RdgC, whose amino-acid sequence MWFKNILVYRLNRDLALSADDLERQLAPLAYTPCGSQDMMKTGWVPPMRGADALTHAANNQILICAKKEDKMLPSPVIKQALQEKIEKLEADQGRQLKKTEKASLKDEVVHDLLPRAFSKFSKTYIWIDTVNQLIIVDAASAKRAEDNLALLRKSLGSLPVVPLTFKDPIELTLTEWVRSGALPQGFAAMDEAELKAILEEGGIIRCKKQDLISDEIATHIEAGKLVTKLSLDWEERVQFMLSDDGSLKKLKFSEKLKEQNDDIPKDDFAQKFDADYILMTGELSALIARLIDVLGGEAEH is encoded by the coding sequence ATGTGGTTCAAGAATATATTGGTCTATCGCCTGAATCGGGATTTGGCACTCTCCGCGGATGATCTGGAAAGACAACTTGCGCCGCTAGCTTATACCCCTTGTGGAAGCCAAGACATGATGAAAACTGGCTGGGTTCCGCCAATGCGTGGCGCAGATGCACTCACCCATGCTGCAAATAACCAAATTCTTATTTGTGCCAAAAAAGAAGATAAAATGCTGCCATCACCCGTGATCAAGCAAGCATTACAAGAGAAAATTGAAAAATTAGAAGCAGACCAAGGTCGCCAACTGAAAAAAACTGAAAAAGCCTCGCTAAAGGATGAAGTGGTCCATGACTTGCTTCCGCGCGCATTCAGTAAATTCAGCAAAACCTATATTTGGATTGATACCGTTAACCAGCTGATTATTGTCGATGCCGCTAGCGCTAAACGTGCCGAAGATAATTTAGCGTTATTACGCAAAAGCTTAGGCTCGCTCCCTGTAGTTCCCCTTACCTTTAAAGACCCGATTGAATTAACGCTGACTGAATGGGTACGTTCTGGTGCATTACCTCAGGGCTTTGCAGCGATGGATGAAGCGGAGCTAAAAGCTATTTTAGAAGAAGGCGGGATCATCCGTTGTAAAAAACAAGACTTAATTTCTGACGAAATTGCCACCCATATTGAAGCTGGCAAATTAGTCACTAAATTATCGTTAGATTGGGAAGAACGCGTTCAGTTTATGCTGTCTGATGATGGCTCTCTGAAGAAACTGAAATTCAGTGAAAAACTAAAAGAACAAAATGACGATATTCCTAAAGACGATTTCGCTCAGAAATTTGATGCGGACTATATTCTGATGACTGGCGAACTTAGTGCTTTAATCGCTCGCTTAATTGATGTTCTGGGCGGTGAAGCTGAACATTAA
- the yedF gene encoding sulfurtransferase-like selenium metabolism protein YedF, giving the protein MSHKEIVPDYRLDMVGEPCPYPAVATLEAMPSLKPGEILEVVSDCPQSINNIPLDAKNYGYKVLDIQQDGPTIRYLIQK; this is encoded by the coding sequence ATGAGCCATAAAGAAATAGTACCGGATTATCGATTAGATATGGTGGGTGAACCTTGCCCATATCCTGCGGTTGCGACGTTAGAAGCGATGCCATCGTTAAAACCTGGAGAGATATTAGAAGTGGTGAGTGATTGCCCACAATCTATCAATAATATCCCTTTAGATGCAAAAAATTATGGTTATAAAGTGTTGGATATTCAACAAGATGGGCCGACTATTCGTTATTTAATTCAGAAATAG
- the metC gene encoding cystathionine beta-lyase: protein MAKIRPETQLVHLGRNPKFTQKGVNPVIQRTSSVIFDSVEDKKHAVRNCANRVLMYGRRGTQTHFAFQEAMTELECGAGCVLYPSGAAAITNAIMSFISAGDHILVTGSAYDPTQNFCDKILTNLNIETNYFDPLIGAKIADLIRPNTKIVFLESPGSITMEVHDLPAIVKAIRQKSPEIIIMIDNTWAAGVLLKPLLFDVDVSIQSATKYINGHSDGMLGVAVANQRCIETLRENSYLLGQTADPDTVYMAGRGLHTLPTRLKQHEVNSLTVANWLAEHPAVARVFHPALPSHPGHEFFKRDFSGCNGLFSFQLNSRLSPKQFSDFLDHFSHFKMGYSWGGFESLILGYQTEDLLSMRQYDYQPDSGSFFRLHVGLEHPQDLIDDLQRAFSRI, encoded by the coding sequence ATGGCAAAAATTAGACCTGAAACCCAGCTAGTGCATCTTGGTAGAAACCCTAAATTCACTCAAAAAGGGGTAAACCCCGTCATTCAACGAACCTCTTCCGTAATTTTTGATTCGGTAGAAGATAAAAAACACGCCGTGCGCAATTGTGCGAATCGCGTATTAATGTATGGCCGCCGAGGCACACAAACCCATTTTGCTTTCCAAGAAGCAATGACCGAATTGGAATGCGGTGCTGGCTGTGTTCTTTATCCTTCAGGTGCAGCAGCAATCACCAATGCCATCATGTCATTTATCAGTGCGGGGGATCATATTTTGGTCACGGGGTCTGCCTATGACCCGACACAAAATTTCTGCGACAAAATCCTCACTAATTTGAATATTGAAACGAATTATTTTGACCCATTAATTGGCGCAAAAATTGCCGATTTAATTCGTCCGAATACCAAAATTGTCTTTTTGGAATCGCCGGGTTCTATCACCATGGAAGTCCACGACCTTCCTGCTATCGTAAAAGCCATCCGTCAAAAATCCCCCGAAATCATTATCATGATCGATAATACATGGGCTGCGGGTGTATTACTCAAACCGCTTCTATTTGATGTTGATGTCTCCATTCAATCCGCGACAAAGTACATTAATGGTCATTCGGATGGCATGTTAGGGGTCGCTGTTGCCAACCAACGCTGCATCGAAACCTTACGAGAAAACTCATATTTATTGGGGCAAACTGCCGATCCTGATACCGTTTACATGGCTGGTCGAGGGCTTCACACCCTACCAACCCGCCTCAAGCAGCATGAAGTGAACAGTTTAACCGTCGCAAACTGGTTAGCAGAGCACCCTGCGGTTGCGCGTGTTTTTCACCCTGCACTCCCAAGCCACCCTGGGCATGAATTCTTTAAACGGGACTTTAGCGGCTGCAACGGTTTGTTTTCATTTCAATTAAATTCGCGGTTATCCCCTAAACAGTTTAGTGATTTTCTCGACCACTTTAGTCATTTTAAAATGGGGTATTCATGGGGCGGGTTTGAATCACTGATTCTTGGTTATCAAACCGAAGATTTACTCAGTATGCGCCAATATGATTATCAGCCTGATAGCGGGTCGTTTTTCCGTCTACATGTCGGCTTAGAACACCCGCAAGATCTCATTGATGATTTACAACGGGCTTTCTCGCGTATTTAA
- the mak gene encoding fructokinase, with protein sequence MRIGVDLGGTKIEVIALDDDGNTLFRQRMPTPRGDYQGTLHVIKQLVNEAEAATGQIGSVGVGIPGTLSPVTGKVKNANSTWLNGQPFDKDLAQCLGRPVKMANDANCLAVSEAVDGAGAGAKVVFAVIIGTGCGAGIAINGQVHSGGNGVAGEWGHNPLPWQNDQDRLFLADETCYCGLSGCTEQFVSGTGFMADYKKLAGESKTGIEIIQLAQNGNKHAIKAFEHYQNRLAKALAQAVNMLDPDVIVLGGGMSNIDELYENLPGKIRHWVFGREFDTPIRKAEHGDSSGVRGAAWLCSS encoded by the coding sequence ATGAGAATAGGGGTTGATTTAGGCGGTACAAAAATTGAAGTGATCGCATTGGATGATGACGGCAATACTCTATTTCGTCAGCGTATGCCAACGCCTCGAGGCGATTATCAAGGCACTCTCCATGTTATTAAGCAGTTAGTCAATGAGGCCGAAGCGGCAACAGGGCAAATTGGGAGTGTGGGGGTAGGGATCCCAGGAACACTTTCGCCAGTGACGGGAAAAGTCAAAAATGCCAATTCCACATGGTTAAACGGACAACCATTCGATAAAGACCTCGCCCAATGTTTAGGGCGCCCGGTTAAAATGGCGAATGATGCCAATTGCCTTGCAGTTTCAGAAGCGGTGGATGGTGCAGGGGCAGGCGCTAAAGTGGTATTTGCTGTGATCATTGGAACAGGCTGCGGTGCAGGGATCGCCATTAATGGGCAAGTTCATTCTGGCGGAAATGGTGTCGCAGGTGAATGGGGACACAACCCTTTACCATGGCAAAATGACCAAGACAGACTATTTTTGGCTGACGAAACATGTTATTGCGGGCTCAGTGGCTGTACAGAGCAATTTGTTTCCGGAACAGGATTTATGGCGGATTACAAAAAATTGGCCGGAGAATCCAAAACAGGTATCGAAATTATTCAATTAGCGCAAAATGGCAACAAACACGCGATAAAAGCTTTTGAACATTACCAAAATCGCCTAGCAAAAGCATTAGCACAAGCCGTCAACATGCTAGACCCAGACGTCATAGTACTAGGGGGCGGAATGAGCAATATCGATGAGCTTTATGAAAATCTGCCAGGAAAGATTCGCCACTGGGTGTTTGGCCGAGAGTTTGATACGCCAATCAGGAAAGCGGAGCATGGGGATTCGAGTGGGGTGCGTGGGGCCGCCTGGCTATGCTCTTCCTAA
- a CDS encoding bifunctional 2',3'-cyclic-nucleotide 2'-phosphodiesterase/3'-nucleotidase, which translates to MKKALKLSSLALLVAFNAHAATVDLRVMETSDVHSNLIDFDYYKDKSTEQFGLVRTATLIKAAKNEATNAILVDNGDLIQGSPLADYMANKGLKEGESHPAHSLMNTMGYTVGNFGNHEFNFGLDYLKKAIAGAEFPYVNANIVDAKTGENYFKPYIIVDTPVKDRDGKTHTIKVGYIGFVPPQIMIWDKPNLEGKVKVNDITETAKKFVPQMKKEGADLIVAIPHSGFSQEPYKAMAENSVYYLSEVPGINAIMFGHSHGVFPSKEFADIKGVDVAKGTVNGIPAVMPGQWGDHLGVVDLVVNNDSGDWKVVEAQAHARPVYDKANKKALVERDESLVKIIQEQHQGTRDFVGKLIGKASENMYSYLALVQSDPTVQIVNDAQMDYTRNFIQGDPDLADLPVLAAAAPFKAGGRKNAPSEFVEVEKGDLTFRNAADLYLYPNTLVVVKATGADVVEWLECSAGMFNQIDAQSTKPQSLINWDGFRTYNFDTISGVNYQIDLTQPAKYDTDCQVVNKDANRIKNVTYQGKPIDPKAAFLIATNNYRGYGGKFAGTGDAHIAFASPDENRTILAAYIAKESKEKGEVVSKADNNWSFTPIKTDKKLDVRFETSPSEKAAEFIQQHAQYPMKKVGTDDIGFAIYQVDLTAK; encoded by the coding sequence GTGAAAAAGGCTCTAAAACTTTCATCTTTGGCACTGCTGGTGGCATTTAATGCACACGCTGCCACGGTTGACCTGCGTGTCATGGAAACATCGGATGTACACAGCAACCTCATTGACTTCGACTACTACAAAGACAAATCTACCGAACAATTTGGTCTGGTACGTACTGCAACATTAATCAAAGCCGCGAAAAATGAAGCTACCAACGCTATCCTCGTGGATAACGGTGACTTAATCCAAGGTAGTCCACTGGCTGACTATATGGCGAACAAAGGCTTGAAAGAGGGGGAATCTCATCCTGCTCATAGCCTAATGAACACCATGGGCTACACCGTCGGTAACTTTGGTAACCACGAATTTAATTTTGGTTTAGATTACCTGAAAAAAGCCATTGCAGGTGCGGAATTCCCTTACGTTAATGCCAATATCGTTGATGCTAAAACCGGTGAAAACTACTTTAAACCGTACATCATTGTTGATACCCCAGTAAAAGACCGTGATGGTAAAACGCACACCATTAAAGTCGGTTATATCGGCTTTGTTCCGCCACAAATCATGATTTGGGATAAACCAAACTTAGAAGGCAAAGTGAAAGTTAATGACATCACTGAAACCGCTAAAAAGTTTGTACCGCAAATGAAAAAAGAGGGTGCAGACCTGATTGTTGCAATTCCTCACTCAGGATTCTCACAAGAGCCATACAAAGCGATGGCAGAAAACTCTGTATACTATCTGAGTGAAGTTCCGGGCATCAACGCCATTATGTTTGGCCACTCTCACGGTGTGTTCCCTAGCAAAGAATTTGCCGACATTAAAGGCGTCGATGTTGCAAAAGGCACAGTCAACGGCATTCCAGCAGTTATGCCAGGACAGTGGGGTGATCATTTAGGTGTGGTTGATTTGGTGGTTAACAATGACAGCGGCGATTGGAAAGTGGTTGAAGCTCAAGCCCATGCCCGCCCTGTTTATGATAAAGCCAATAAAAAAGCACTGGTTGAGCGCGATGAATCACTTGTGAAAATCATCCAAGAGCAGCATCAAGGTACCCGTGATTTTGTGGGTAAACTGATTGGTAAAGCCTCTGAAAACATGTATAGCTACTTGGCATTAGTTCAAAGCGATCCAACGGTTCAGATTGTGAATGATGCTCAGATGGATTACACCCGTAACTTTATTCAAGGCGACCCAGACTTAGCTGACTTACCAGTATTAGCGGCAGCAGCACCATTCAAAGCCGGTGGACGTAAAAATGCGCCTTCTGAGTTTGTTGAAGTGGAGAAAGGGGATTTAACCTTCCGTAATGCGGCTGATTTATATCTCTATCCAAATACTTTAGTGGTAGTAAAAGCAACAGGTGCGGATGTGGTTGAATGGTTAGAGTGCTCTGCGGGTATGTTCAACCAAATCGATGCACAATCAACTAAGCCACAAAGTCTGATCAACTGGGATGGTTTTAGAACCTATAACTTTGACACCATTAGCGGTGTAAATTACCAGATTGACCTGACTCAGCCAGCTAAATATGACACCGATTGCCAAGTGGTCAATAAAGATGCAAATCGTATCAAAAATGTGACTTACCAAGGTAAACCAATCGATCCTAAAGCGGCATTCTTAATCGCGACCAATAACTATCGTGGTTACGGCGGTAAATTTGCAGGTACTGGTGACGCGCATATTGCGTTTGCTTCGCCAGATGAAAATCGCACAATTTTAGCGGCTTATATCGCTAAAGAGTCTAAAGAGAAAGGTGAAGTGGTTTCGAAGGCTGATAATAACTGGTCCTTCACGCCAATTAAAACCGATAAAAAACTCGATGTACGTTTTGAAACTTCTCCAAGTGAAAAAGCCGCTGAGTTTATTCAGCAACATGCTCAATATCCAATGAAAAAAGTGGGTACTGACGATATCGGTTTTGCTATTTACCAAGTTGATTTAACAGCTAAGTAA
- a CDS encoding GNAT family N-acetyltransferase: protein MIEFIEPEVDENSVVSLQKVTAENFSEICLLSHTLSEAQRSMVADNAYSMVEAQFSDCAWYRGIYADDVPVGFIMLHSGLDDDELEYDGIMLWRFMIAEPYQKLGFGREALIQVIRYLKKKGYPRLYNSCGEGEESPFEFYRKLGFIPTGSYIDDECELVLDIANWQDIEE from the coding sequence ATGATAGAGTTCATCGAGCCAGAAGTGGATGAAAATTCCGTTGTCTCCTTGCAGAAGGTAACAGCTGAAAACTTTTCGGAAATCTGTTTACTGAGTCATACACTCAGTGAAGCACAACGCAGCATGGTAGCTGATAATGCCTATTCCATGGTTGAGGCACAATTCTCTGACTGTGCTTGGTACCGAGGCATTTATGCCGATGATGTCCCTGTAGGGTTCATTATGCTGCATTCTGGGTTAGATGATGATGAGCTTGAATACGATGGCATTATGTTATGGCGATTTATGATAGCCGAGCCTTACCAAAAATTAGGATTTGGTCGTGAAGCATTAATTCAAGTGATCCGTTACTTGAAAAAGAAAGGTTACCCACGGCTATATAATAGCTGTGGTGAAGGCGAAGAGAGCCCATTTGAGTTTTACCGGAAACTCGGCTTTATTCCGACGGGTAGCTATATCGATGATGAATGTGAGCTTGTGCTGGATATTGCGAACTGGCAGGATATTGAAGAATAA
- a CDS encoding DedA family protein: MEVLREIVLALWQHDFMKLSNPEVLWVIYTVLFMVIVLENGVLPAAFLPGDTLLLLSGALIAKGVLHFIPTILLLATAASLGCWLGFVQGRWLSETKIVKRWLSQLPEEYHKKANDMFNRQGLYALLIGRFLAFVRTLLPLLAGLSDLSHRRFQLFNWLSGLLWVGIIVTLGYAVNQIPFVKEHEQVVITALMIIPVVLLVSGLIGSIVMYWKHRKVLSSTKKD; this comes from the coding sequence ATGGAAGTCCTACGCGAAATCGTACTGGCACTTTGGCAACACGATTTTATGAAGCTCTCCAACCCGGAAGTTCTTTGGGTGATTTACACCGTACTCTTTATGGTGATTGTGCTAGAAAATGGCGTGCTCCCCGCCGCATTTTTACCGGGTGATACCCTTTTACTCCTTTCTGGCGCGTTAATTGCCAAAGGCGTTCTGCACTTTATCCCCACGATATTACTGTTGGCAACCGCAGCAAGTTTAGGCTGCTGGCTTGGATTTGTTCAAGGGCGTTGGCTAAGCGAAACGAAGATAGTTAAACGCTGGCTTTCTCAACTCCCTGAGGAATATCATAAAAAAGCCAATGACATGTTTAACCGCCAAGGCTTATACGCATTGCTGATTGGCCGTTTTCTGGCATTCGTAAGAACATTACTTCCATTGTTAGCGGGATTATCCGATTTAAGCCATCGCCGTTTCCAGTTATTCAACTGGCTTAGCGGGTTATTGTGGGTCGGTATTATTGTGACTTTGGGCTATGCTGTTAACCAAATTCCTTTCGTTAAAGAACATGAGCAAGTCGTTATCACCGCACTGATGATCATTCCTGTAGTGCTGTTGGTCAGTGGTTTGATTGGCTCCATTGTGATGTATTGGAAACACCGTAAAGTTTTGAGTAGCACTAAAAAAGATTAA
- the exbD gene encoding TonB system transport protein ExbD yields the protein MAMRLGDEQDDSGEMHEINVTPFIDVMLVLLIIFMVAAPLATVDIKVDLPASTAKPQPRPEKPVFLTVKSDSQLFIGEQSVSKEQLGSILDQATNTNKETTIFFQADKSVDYETMMDVMNTLRQSGYLKIGLVGMEATAANAK from the coding sequence ATGGCAATGCGTTTAGGTGACGAACAAGACGATAGTGGTGAAATGCATGAGATCAACGTAACACCGTTTATCGATGTTATGTTGGTTCTGCTGATTATCTTTATGGTTGCAGCGCCACTGGCTACCGTTGATATTAAAGTCGACTTACCTGCTTCCACTGCGAAGCCTCAGCCTCGACCAGAAAAGCCAGTATTCTTAACTGTGAAATCAGATAGTCAGCTGTTTATTGGTGAGCAATCGGTCAGTAAAGAGCAATTAGGTTCAATCCTTGATCAAGCCACAAACACCAATAAAGAAACCACAATTTTCTTCCAAGCGGATAAAAGTGTGGATTATGAAACGATGATGGATGTAATGAATACATTGCGTCAATCGGGATATCTTAAGATTGGTTTAGTCGGAATGGAAGCAACAGCGGCTAACGCTAAATAG